A window of Tautonia plasticadhaerens contains these coding sequences:
- a CDS encoding 3-keto-disaccharide hydrolase, which translates to MTLRTAPTALLACLALVAGPAASAQDEGWTWLFKDGSLDQWAIPEGDNGHWKVETVDGGPVIDYDARSEASGDKNLVTREEFGNFVLEFEWRIKETPFTNPNVPYVLPDGTHARGVDGEPLKLALPDSDSGVYVRGSSKSQVNIWCWPIGSGEVYGYRMDASLPTEVRSGVTPRTQADKPVGEWNAFRITMEGDRLTVVLNDVTVIEDAQLPGIPERGNLQLQHHGGYRDGKYTGPPSLVQFRNIRIKPMD; encoded by the coding sequence ATGACGCTCCGCACCGCACCGACCGCCCTCCTGGCATGCCTGGCCCTCGTCGCCGGGCCGGCGGCCTCGGCCCAGGACGAGGGCTGGACCTGGCTGTTCAAGGACGGCAGCCTCGACCAGTGGGCCATCCCCGAGGGGGACAACGGCCACTGGAAGGTGGAGACCGTCGACGGCGGCCCGGTCATCGACTACGACGCCAGGAGCGAGGCCTCGGGCGACAAGAACCTCGTCACCAGGGAGGAGTTCGGGAATTTCGTGCTGGAGTTCGAGTGGCGGATCAAGGAGACCCCGTTCACCAACCCGAACGTCCCGTACGTGCTGCCCGACGGCACCCACGCCCGGGGGGTGGACGGCGAGCCCCTGAAGCTCGCGCTGCCGGACAGCGATTCGGGGGTCTACGTGCGCGGATCGAGCAAGAGCCAGGTGAACATCTGGTGCTGGCCGATCGGCTCCGGGGAGGTGTACGGCTATCGGATGGACGCCTCGCTGCCGACCGAGGTCCGATCGGGGGTGACCCCCAGGACGCAGGCCGACAAGCCCGTGGGCGAGTGGAACGCCTTCCGGATCACGATGGAGGGGGACCGGCTGACCGTCGTCCTCAACGACGTGACCGTGATCGAGGACGCCCAGCTCCCCGGCATCCCCGAGCGGGGCAATCTCCAGTTGCAACACCACGGCGGCTATCGGGACGGCAAGTATACCGGCCCTCCCAGCCTCGTGCAGTTCCGGAACATCCGGATCAAACCGATGGACTGA
- a CDS encoding SDR family NAD(P)-dependent oxidoreductase: MSRRKVALVSGSATGIGRAAAWLFAERGYDVVVNYSKSRTDAEETAEGVRSRGTDTRLVRADAGVDGEVRRLVEEATSAFGGLDALVNNAATTHFVPHTDLDALTEEVWDSILQLNVKGTFYACRAAMPHLKARGGSIVNVASVAGIAGSGSSIPYAASKGAVITLTKSLARAFAPEVRVNAVAPGPVQTRWLADHQDMVEQAMAMTPLKRPASPDEIAEAIVYLADRATLTTGQILVVDGGRTT; the protein is encoded by the coding sequence ATGTCGAGACGGAAGGTGGCGCTGGTCTCGGGGTCGGCCACGGGAATCGGCCGGGCCGCAGCCTGGCTCTTCGCCGAGCGGGGTTACGACGTGGTGGTCAACTACTCGAAATCCCGAACCGACGCCGAGGAGACCGCCGAGGGGGTCCGGTCCCGTGGGACCGACACCCGGCTGGTCCGGGCCGACGCGGGCGTCGACGGCGAGGTCCGACGGCTCGTCGAGGAGGCGACCTCGGCCTTCGGCGGGCTCGACGCGCTGGTCAACAATGCGGCGACGACGCATTTCGTGCCGCACACCGACCTGGATGCGTTGACGGAGGAGGTCTGGGACTCGATCCTCCAGCTCAACGTGAAGGGGACCTTCTACGCGTGCCGGGCGGCCATGCCGCACCTGAAGGCCCGGGGGGGGTCGATCGTGAACGTGGCCTCGGTCGCCGGGATCGCGGGCTCGGGCAGCTCGATCCCCTACGCGGCGAGCAAGGGGGCGGTCATCACCCTGACCAAAAGCCTGGCCAGGGCGTTCGCCCCGGAGGTCCGGGTCAACGCCGTCGCGCCGGGCCCGGTGCAGACCCGATGGCTGGCCGACCACCAGGACATGGTCGAGCAGGCGATGGCGATGACCCCCCTGAAGCGCCCCGCCTCGCCGGACGAGATCGCCGAGGCGATCGTCTACCTCGCCGATCGGGCCACGCTGACGACCGGCCAGATCCTGGTCGTCGACGGCGGGCGTACGACCTGA
- the trpA gene encoding tryptophan synthase subunit alpha, with product MNRIDALFARLRSEDRRALMPFLTAGDPDLETTSALIREAFRRGAHMIEVGIPYSDPIADGPVIAASYQRALDRGIRLGPIFDAIGSLRGGEGGPAVDGPMVTMSSYAIILRRGPRRYLDEAKAAGVDGLIVPDLPVEEAGPLAELVAERDLRLIQLITPRTPRDRAAAIARTTTGFIYYVSVAGITGERTELPTDLADAVGWLRSQTDLPICIGFGISRPEHIRALAPVADGLIVGSAIVRRLDDGDGQGREGLVDRIGAFIGELAGALPS from the coding sequence ATGAATCGCATCGATGCCCTCTTCGCCCGACTCCGATCCGAGGACCGCCGGGCCCTGATGCCCTTCCTCACCGCCGGGGACCCCGACCTGGAGACGACCTCGGCGCTGATCCGGGAGGCCTTCCGCCGGGGGGCGCACATGATCGAGGTCGGCATCCCCTATTCCGACCCCATCGCCGACGGCCCCGTCATCGCCGCCAGCTATCAGCGGGCCCTCGACCGCGGGATCAGGCTCGGCCCGATCTTCGACGCGATCGGCTCGCTCCGAGGGGGCGAGGGCGGGCCGGCCGTCGATGGCCCGATGGTCACCATGTCCTCCTATGCGATTATCCTCCGGCGCGGCCCCCGGCGTTACCTCGACGAGGCGAAGGCCGCCGGCGTCGACGGCCTGATCGTGCCCGACCTGCCCGTCGAGGAGGCCGGGCCGCTGGCCGAGCTGGTCGCCGAGCGGGATCTCCGCCTGATCCAGCTCATCACCCCCCGCACCCCCCGGGACCGCGCCGCCGCCATCGCCCGGACGACCACCGGCTTCATCTACTACGTCTCCGTCGCCGGGATCACCGGCGAGCGCACCGAGCTGCCGACCGACCTGGCCGACGCCGTCGGCTGGCTCCGGTCGCAGACCGACCTCCCCATCTGCATCGGCTTCGGCATCAGCCGCCCCGAGCACATCCGCGCCCTCGCCCCGGTCGCCGACGGCCTGATCGTCGGCAGCGCCATCGTCCGTCGGCTCGACGACGGAGACGGCCAGGGCCGGGAGGGGCTGGTCGATCGGATCGGGGCGTTCATCGGCGAACTGGCGGGGGCGTTGCCTTCCTGA
- a CDS encoding Gfo/Idh/MocA family protein produces the protein MMPNPPDRRRFLAGSAALMLGGATSPATAGPSGTTAGGPARVAVVGTGARGSDLIRALSTIESARIVAVCDDYGPHLDRGLHYAGARVEPFRDFERMLDRTRPDAVVIATPLFRHFPMAMLAVGAGCAVFCEKTMCGSVEEAKTLAGEVEARGAVFQVGLQRRSNAIYAQAEAMVRAGMLGRVVSIKAQWTRNNSWRRPLPVPRDHPDRPALERRLNWRLYRETSRGLMAELASHQLDVATRLLGVPPTRAIGTGGIDHWRDGREVFDNVSCIYEYEVAPDRPPAPPLPRDGADRPYTVRVHYASHQSNAYEGASELIMGDRGTLFLTPNKGLFYREADPGEADWGRGGEPGSADRDAAVLTAGKTLKLSNDPWAHRGKPFEIDATGDDTRDSLVSFLDCILRGDPATPCDARVGLVNAATILIGDEAMRRQSPVDFPADL, from the coding sequence ATGATGCCGAACCCGCCCGACCGACGCCGATTCCTAGCCGGATCGGCGGCCCTGATGCTCGGCGGGGCGACGAGTCCGGCGACCGCCGGGCCGTCCGGGACGACCGCGGGGGGGCCGGCCCGGGTCGCGGTCGTCGGCACCGGGGCCCGGGGGTCGGACCTGATCCGGGCGCTCTCGACGATCGAGTCGGCCCGGATCGTCGCCGTCTGCGACGACTACGGGCCGCACCTGGATCGAGGCCTCCACTACGCCGGGGCCCGGGTCGAGCCGTTCCGGGATTTCGAGCGGATGCTCGACCGGACCCGACCCGATGCCGTCGTCATCGCCACCCCGCTGTTCCGGCACTTCCCCATGGCGATGCTCGCCGTCGGGGCCGGGTGCGCCGTGTTCTGCGAGAAGACGATGTGCGGGTCGGTGGAGGAGGCGAAGACGCTGGCGGGTGAGGTCGAGGCCCGGGGGGCCGTCTTCCAGGTCGGGCTCCAGCGGCGCTCGAACGCGATCTACGCCCAGGCGGAGGCGATGGTCCGGGCCGGGATGCTCGGCCGGGTCGTCTCGATCAAGGCCCAGTGGACGCGCAACAATTCCTGGAGGCGTCCGCTCCCCGTGCCCCGGGACCACCCCGATCGGCCCGCCCTGGAGCGCCGCCTCAACTGGAGGCTCTACCGGGAGACTTCTCGCGGGCTGATGGCCGAGCTGGCCAGCCACCAGCTCGACGTGGCGACCCGGCTGCTGGGGGTCCCGCCGACCCGGGCGATCGGCACCGGCGGGATCGACCACTGGAGGGACGGCCGTGAGGTGTTCGACAACGTCTCGTGCATCTACGAATACGAGGTCGCGCCCGACCGGCCACCCGCCCCCCCCCTGCCCCGGGACGGGGCCGATCGACCCTACACGGTGCGGGTCCATTATGCGTCGCACCAGTCGAACGCCTACGAGGGGGCCTCGGAACTGATCATGGGAGACCGAGGCACGCTCTTCCTCACACCGAACAAGGGCCTGTTCTACCGGGAAGCCGACCCGGGCGAGGCCGATTGGGGGCGGGGCGGCGAACCCGGGTCGGCCGATCGGGACGCCGCGGTGCTGACCGCCGGGAAGACCCTCAAGCTCTCCAACGACCCCTGGGCCCATCGGGGCAAGCCGTTCGAGATCGACGCCACCGGCGACGACACCCGGGACTCGCTCGTCTCGTTCCTCGACTGCATCCTCCGGGGCGACCCCGCCACGCCCTGCGACGCCCGGGTCGGGCTGGTCAACGCCGCGACCATCCTCATCGGCGACGAGGCCATGCGACGGCAGTCCCCCGTCGACTTCCCGGCCGACCTCTGA
- a CDS encoding FAD:protein FMN transferase: protein MPVLHRSRPAMASTFELILSGDDPEHLDAVASEALEEVGRVERLLSRHDPAAEVARLNRDAAVGPVLVDVELFDVLRDCLDWSRRTGGAFDPCAPTGRILEDLRIEAGRRAVRFGAPGARIDLGAYGKGYAVDRAADRVASYGVAAMLQVGTSSARGLGSNAGGRPWVVALRDPFAEPPAMATVDRFVLTDRALSCSAVFGPGSGRSDLLDPVTGSPLERPAACAVIADTATEAEVLSTALLVMGRERAREFVSGTAAGRPAPRVAWIEQVDGTTVVEWWAPTLERIR, encoded by the coding sequence ATGCCCGTCCTGCACCGCTCCCGGCCGGCGATGGCCTCGACCTTCGAGCTGATCCTCTCCGGGGACGACCCCGAGCACCTCGACGCCGTCGCCTCCGAGGCCCTGGAGGAGGTCGGGCGGGTCGAGCGGCTCCTGAGCCGCCACGATCCGGCCGCTGAGGTCGCCAGGCTGAACCGGGACGCCGCGGTCGGGCCCGTCCTCGTCGACGTGGAACTGTTCGACGTCCTCCGAGACTGCCTGGACTGGAGCCGACGCACCGGGGGTGCCTTCGACCCCTGCGCTCCGACGGGACGGATCCTGGAGGATCTCCGGATCGAGGCGGGTCGCCGGGCGGTCCGATTCGGAGCCCCGGGGGCCCGGATCGACCTGGGGGCCTACGGGAAGGGGTACGCCGTGGACCGGGCCGCCGATCGGGTCGCATCCTACGGGGTCGCCGCGATGCTCCAGGTCGGGACGAGCTCGGCACGGGGTTTGGGCTCGAACGCAGGGGGGCGGCCCTGGGTCGTCGCGCTCCGTGATCCGTTCGCCGAACCCCCGGCGATGGCGACGGTCGATCGGTTCGTGTTGACCGATCGCGCCCTGTCGTGCTCGGCCGTCTTCGGGCCGGGATCCGGCCGATCCGACCTCCTCGATCCGGTGACCGGCAGTCCCCTGGAACGGCCCGCCGCCTGCGCCGTGATCGCCGACACGGCGACCGAGGCCGAGGTCCTCTCGACCGCCCTGCTCGTCATGGGCCGCGAACGAGCCCGAGAATTCGTCTCCGGGACGGCGGCCGGGCGACCCGCCCCCCGGGTTGCCTGGATCGAGCAGGTGGACGGGACGACCGTCGTCGAATGGTGGGCCCCAACCCTGGAGCGGATCCGATGA
- a CDS encoding FAD-dependent oxidoreductase yields MSRSNRASRRDFLAAAAGLSTYSVYVLAEGSRPASGADSAPDLPDIRAGFEAISPMEPGLAARRFEGEPHMTLVDLECDLLVAGGGPSGVCAALAAARNGARVVLCQDRSRLGGNSSSEVKMHVVGANNHRGRPGWREGGIIEELRLDDAANNPQRCWELWDLLLYDKLVSEPNVTLLLDTVVFAADVQGGRIDRVMARCDKTEHLYRISSKTYADCTGDSRLALEAGATIRWGHESRAEFNEPLAWEEPTRETLGSSVLFTARDFGTPMPYAPPSWARKIDESHLRFRPISSWEYGYWWIEWGGITDTIRDNERIRFELLSIVTGVWDYVKNSGKFPGAETWAMDWVGMVPGKRESRRVEGDHVLTQHDLMGLNGEPNDAVAIGGWGLDEHPPGGFDAIEQPPFVSIKLPEVYNIPLRSLYSKDVENLFIAGRNASCSHVAFTSTRVMATCAVMGQAAGTAAALCVRDGITPRQLVGDDRAVFGLQQALLRDDQTIKGVRNEDPADLARSARVSASGAYESSRPENVTNGLVRDMEGEMDNRWIAPLSADGAWVELDWDAPQELSRVQLTFDTGFHRELTLTSSDSHNSHMIRAPQPETVRDYALIARLEDGREVELARVSGNHQRLRRHAFDPIRAKSLRVHVSATNGEDTARLYEIRCYA; encoded by the coding sequence ATGAGCCGATCGAACCGGGCCAGCCGACGCGACTTCCTGGCCGCCGCCGCCGGGCTGTCGACCTACTCGGTCTACGTCCTCGCCGAGGGGTCGAGGCCGGCCTCGGGGGCCGACTCGGCCCCCGACCTGCCCGACATCCGGGCCGGGTTCGAGGCGATCTCGCCGATGGAGCCGGGCCTGGCCGCCCGACGCTTCGAGGGCGAGCCGCACATGACGCTCGTCGACCTGGAGTGCGACCTACTCGTCGCCGGGGGGGGGCCGAGCGGCGTCTGCGCCGCCCTGGCCGCGGCCCGGAACGGGGCGAGGGTCGTGCTCTGCCAGGACCGCTCGAGGTTGGGGGGCAACTCCAGCAGCGAGGTGAAGATGCACGTCGTCGGGGCGAACAACCATCGGGGCCGCCCCGGCTGGAGGGAGGGCGGCATCATCGAGGAACTCCGACTCGACGACGCCGCCAACAACCCCCAGCGTTGCTGGGAACTCTGGGACCTGCTGCTCTACGACAAGCTCGTCAGCGAGCCGAACGTCACCCTGCTGCTCGACACCGTCGTCTTCGCCGCCGACGTGCAGGGCGGGCGGATCGACCGGGTGATGGCGCGGTGCGACAAGACGGAGCACCTCTACCGGATCTCGTCGAAGACCTACGCCGACTGCACCGGGGACAGCCGCCTCGCCCTGGAGGCCGGGGCGACGATCCGGTGGGGCCACGAGTCCCGGGCCGAGTTCAACGAGCCGCTCGCGTGGGAGGAGCCGACCCGGGAGACGCTCGGCTCCTCCGTCCTGTTCACGGCCCGGGATTTCGGCACGCCGATGCCCTACGCCCCGCCGAGCTGGGCGAGGAAGATCGACGAGTCCCACCTGAGATTCCGCCCGATCTCGTCCTGGGAATACGGCTACTGGTGGATCGAGTGGGGGGGCATCACGGACACGATACGGGACAACGAGCGGATCCGGTTCGAGCTGCTCTCGATCGTCACCGGGGTCTGGGACTACGTGAAGAACAGCGGCAAGTTCCCCGGGGCCGAGACCTGGGCGATGGACTGGGTCGGCATGGTGCCCGGCAAGCGGGAGAGCCGGCGGGTGGAGGGGGACCACGTCCTCACCCAGCACGACCTGATGGGCCTGAACGGCGAGCCGAACGACGCCGTCGCCATCGGCGGCTGGGGGCTCGACGAGCACCCCCCCGGCGGCTTCGACGCGATCGAGCAGCCCCCGTTCGTGAGCATCAAGCTCCCCGAGGTCTACAACATCCCGCTGCGGTCTCTCTATTCGAAGGACGTCGAGAACCTGTTCATCGCCGGCCGAAACGCCAGTTGCAGCCACGTCGCCTTCACCTCGACCCGGGTGATGGCCACCTGCGCCGTCATGGGCCAGGCCGCGGGGACCGCCGCCGCCCTCTGCGTGAGGGACGGCATCACCCCCCGGCAGCTCGTCGGCGACGATCGGGCGGTCTTCGGGCTGCAACAGGCCCTGCTCCGCGACGACCAGACGATCAAGGGGGTCCGGAACGAGGACCCGGCGGACCTGGCCCGGTCGGCCCGGGTGTCGGCGTCGGGGGCGTATGAGTCGTCGAGGCCGGAGAACGTGACCAACGGCCTGGTCCGGGACATGGAAGGGGAGATGGACAACCGCTGGATCGCCCCCCTCTCCGCCGACGGGGCCTGGGTCGAACTGGACTGGGACGCGCCGCAGGAACTCTCCCGGGTCCAGCTCACCTTCGACACCGGCTTCCACCGGGAGCTGACCCTCACCTCGTCCGACTCGCACAACAGCCACATGATCCGGGCCCCCCAGCCGGAGACGGTGCGGGACTACGCGTTGATCGCCCGCCTGGAGGACGGCCGGGAGGTCGAACTCGCCAGGGTCTCCGGCAATCATCAACGGCTCCGGCGACACGCCTTCGACCCGATCCGGGCGAAGTCGCTCCGCGTGCACGTCTCGGCCACCAACGGCGAGGACACCGCCCGCCTCTACGAGATCCGGTGCTACGCCTGA
- a CDS encoding bacteriophage CI repressor, protein MNRPDSSDEWLEIRNELADRVREVRRELYGEHGGPLLASALELPFRVWSDYERGSVMPADVMLRFLELTGADPHWLLTGEGPRYNTPPP, encoded by the coding sequence ATGAATCGTCCCGACTCTTCGGACGAGTGGTTGGAGATCCGCAATGAATTGGCCGACCGCGTCCGGGAGGTCCGTCGGGAGCTCTACGGCGAGCACGGCGGCCCCTTGCTGGCGTCCGCCCTCGAACTGCCCTTCCGGGTCTGGTCCGACTACGAGCGCGGTTCGGTCATGCCCGCCGACGTGATGCTCCGCTTCCTCGAACTCACCGGGGCCGACCCGCACTGGCTGCTCACCGGGGAAGGCCCCCGCTACAATACCCCCCCGCCCTGA
- a CDS encoding RNA polymerase sigma factor, producing MQSSSGGSFDGLFAKAQSGDQDAWEELFNECYPKVVRVVRRRLNQPMRSLYDSADFASDVWRSLLAKSDRFDFPTIAALMAFLEKAATQKVIDEHRRLHSLKRDQRRTTSLDAGLDGFGAGFPLASADPTPSQHAVANEGWQRANERLDETHRRVLEMARQGYTTREIADAVEWSVRKVQRELKEMGESWLSDKGRLP from the coding sequence ATGCAAAGTTCGTCGGGAGGGTCGTTCGACGGGTTGTTCGCCAAGGCGCAATCAGGAGACCAGGACGCCTGGGAGGAGTTGTTCAATGAGTGCTATCCCAAGGTCGTCCGGGTCGTCCGGAGACGCCTGAACCAGCCGATGCGTTCACTCTACGACTCCGCCGACTTCGCCAGCGACGTCTGGCGCAGCTTGCTGGCGAAATCCGACCGTTTCGACTTCCCGACGATCGCCGCGCTGATGGCCTTCCTGGAGAAGGCGGCCACGCAGAAGGTGATCGACGAGCATCGCCGTCTGCACTCCCTCAAACGTGATCAGCGGCGGACGACCAGCCTCGACGCCGGGCTGGACGGGTTCGGTGCCGGGTTCCCGCTGGCCTCCGCCGACCCGACCCCCAGCCAGCACGCCGTGGCCAATGAGGGCTGGCAGCGGGCCAACGAACGGCTCGACGAGACGCACCGCCGCGTCCTGGAGATGGCCCGTCAGGGGTACACCACCCGGGAGATCGCCGACGCGGTCGAGTGGTCCGTCCGCAAGGTCCAGCGCGAGCTGAAGGAGATGGGCGAGTCCTGGCTGTCGGACAAGGGGAGGCTCCCATGA
- a CDS encoding serine/threonine-protein kinase, protein MIVASPGLATGAELRPDGRTDDLRERWRRLGGSPSALADLVKSELRRRFSEGRRPAVADFLDALPELREDSERMLSLIYEEFCLREEAGEAPSPDSFCERYAPWRDSLASQLNYHRMLSQAVGVLPGTPPRFPEPGEHFLRYRLRSVLGQGGAARVFLADDEDLGGRPSALKVSPDRGEEPSIMGRLQHPHIMPVHNVVRDPESGLRGLCMPYHPGRPLDQVIRRMENIPAPARSPRTLLDAAAPEDLAARVEGPGWQGFPRRGTYPEACAWLALTLADALAHSHALGILHRDVKPANVLLSSVDGPQLLDFNLAHDPHAPERAESALRGGTLPYMAPEQLEAFRDPDRWDLVGPPAECYALGLVLRELLTGRRPEAPGAEVPLPRAINDLLAMRAEGWPPARRRNPEVPHALEAILSRCIAHDPSARYASASDLAEDIHAFLRHRPLAHARNPNRRERAWNWYLRNRFGIAGLGLLAVVPAIAHLSTRETAKHAPTYVTHGKIKTVQAAEASTTPRARAALLAEAKRDFTRALELDPTHPRATFGLGVVSTREGDFPRAVDRLSRAIELAEGDHAFRPPTLGRVAGFWLDAAADLAEGPAGPVRLVPEAAQLTRGERRVHLATIAEMYTCRAEAILRQYPPNLPQDATALRSARADLEHAERLLSIRPFSIEGMVRRAEREILRDRIRYWSARERMGRALLVPDAMDRRLLEQAKDLLEPVVQSGTLDQLEYYGVRGFHRNLDRLLGGSADRRRDDS, encoded by the coding sequence ATGATCGTTGCGTCCCCCGGCCTGGCGACCGGCGCGGAGCTGCGCCCCGACGGCCGAACGGACGACCTCCGCGAGCGCTGGCGAAGACTCGGCGGTTCGCCCTCGGCCCTCGCCGACCTGGTCAAGTCCGAGTTGCGACGACGCTTCTCGGAGGGACGCCGCCCGGCGGTCGCCGATTTCCTCGATGCCCTGCCGGAGCTGCGTGAAGACTCCGAACGGATGCTTAGCCTCATTTATGAGGAGTTCTGCCTCCGCGAGGAAGCCGGGGAGGCCCCCAGCCCCGACTCGTTCTGCGAGCGCTACGCCCCCTGGCGCGACTCGCTCGCCTCGCAACTGAATTATCACCGCATGCTCAGCCAGGCGGTCGGGGTCCTGCCCGGCACGCCTCCCCGATTCCCGGAGCCGGGGGAGCACTTCCTCCGCTATCGCCTGCGATCGGTCCTCGGCCAGGGGGGGGCCGCCCGCGTCTTCCTCGCCGATGACGAGGATCTCGGCGGCAGGCCCAGCGCCCTGAAGGTCTCGCCCGACCGGGGCGAGGAGCCGTCGATCATGGGGCGATTGCAGCACCCGCACATCATGCCGGTGCACAACGTCGTCCGGGACCCCGAGTCCGGCCTCCGGGGGCTTTGCATGCCCTATCACCCCGGCAGGCCGCTGGACCAGGTGATCCGGCGGATGGAGAACATCCCCGCTCCGGCCCGATCCCCCCGCACACTGCTCGACGCCGCCGCCCCCGAAGACCTCGCGGCGCGGGTCGAGGGTCCCGGCTGGCAGGGCTTCCCGCGCCGGGGCACGTACCCCGAGGCCTGCGCCTGGCTCGCCCTGACCCTGGCCGATGCCCTAGCCCACTCCCACGCCCTGGGAATCCTCCACCGAGACGTCAAGCCGGCCAACGTCCTGCTGTCGTCGGTCGATGGCCCTCAACTGCTCGACTTCAACCTCGCCCACGACCCCCACGCCCCCGAACGTGCCGAGAGCGCCCTCCGGGGCGGCACGCTCCCCTACATGGCCCCCGAGCAACTCGAGGCCTTCCGAGACCCCGACCGCTGGGACCTCGTCGGCCCCCCCGCGGAATGCTACGCCCTCGGCCTGGTCCTCCGCGAACTGCTGACGGGGAGACGCCCCGAGGCCCCGGGCGCCGAGGTCCCCCTCCCCCGGGCCATCAACGACCTGCTCGCCATGAGGGCCGAGGGCTGGCCCCCCGCCCGCCGCCGGAATCCCGAGGTCCCCCACGCGCTCGAGGCGATCCTCTCCCGCTGCATCGCCCACGACCCGTCCGCCCGCTACGCCTCGGCCTCCGATCTCGCCGAGGACATCCACGCCTTCCTCCGGCACCGCCCCCTGGCCCATGCCCGCAACCCCAACCGCCGGGAACGCGCCTGGAACTGGTACCTCCGCAACCGATTCGGCATCGCCGGGCTGGGACTGCTCGCCGTCGTCCCCGCGATCGCGCACCTGTCGACCCGGGAGACGGCCAAGCACGCCCCGACCTACGTGACCCACGGGAAGATCAAGACCGTCCAGGCCGCCGAGGCTTCGACCACGCCCCGGGCCCGGGCCGCCCTCCTCGCCGAGGCGAAGCGCGACTTCACCCGGGCCCTCGAACTCGACCCCACCCACCCCCGGGCGACGTTCGGCCTCGGCGTCGTCTCCACCAGGGAGGGGGACTTCCCCCGGGCCGTCGACCGGCTCTCCCGTGCCATCGAGCTGGCCGAGGGGGACCACGCCTTCAGGCCGCCGACCCTCGGCCGGGTCGCCGGCTTCTGGCTCGACGCCGCCGCCGACCTCGCCGAGGGCCCGGCGGGCCCCGTCCGCCTGGTCCCCGAGGCCGCCCAGCTGACCCGGGGGGAACGACGGGTGCACCTCGCGACAATCGCCGAAATGTACACGTGCCGCGCCGAGGCCATCCTCCGCCAGTATCCCCCGAACCTGCCCCAGGATGCGACGGCCCTCCGGTCGGCCCGGGCGGATCTCGAACACGCGGAACGACTCCTCTCCATCCGGCCGTTCTCCATCGAGGGGATGGTCCGGCGCGCGGAACGGGAGATCCTCCGGGATCGGATCCGTTACTGGAGTGCCCGGGAGCGGATGGGTCGCGCCCTCCTCGTCCCCGACGCGATGGACCGCCGCCTCCTGGAGCAGGCCAAGGACCTGCTGGAGCCGGTCGTCCAATCCGGGACCCTGGATCAGTTGGAATACTATGGGGTTCGTGGCTTCCACAGGAACCTCGACCGCCTCCTCGGCGGATCGGCGGATCGGCGCCGCGACGACTCCTGA
- a CDS encoding endonuclease/exonuclease/phosphatase family protein: protein MPRRSPPRELLAVIAALVRRDPRWLIVVVLVAMVLLYLDRRQAPRDLGPAPEPPGEGYLFCSWNVENLFDDADDPRNHDPLDAWFAADPEALRLKLDLLAETLIPLDGGRGPDVLALIEVENRRAVELLLGALNARLPTEWHYTRIVHDDNISGRRIEPALITRLPVDDRSTLVVDDRRMIRARLVVDDRPLDVIVAHWTSRVTDREGPKRLAYARAMYDTYLGIERNTDGLADVLLCGDFNDGPDDESVRLGLRATGDRPAVSSSAGGGQPRLYNLMAGRDPEDFGTYRYRGRWQILDHLVASPGLLDPDGWAILPDSLRVVSTIDIRDSRDGPLRFGNPDNQNPRGPSDHFAVTVRLRPPGSAGQGQGQGQEAGGVVLPE from the coding sequence ATGCCCCGCCGGTCGCCCCCGAGAGAGCTGCTGGCGGTGATCGCCGCCCTCGTCAGGCGCGACCCGAGGTGGTTGATCGTCGTGGTGCTGGTCGCAATGGTGCTGCTCTACCTCGATCGGCGGCAGGCACCCCGCGACCTCGGCCCCGCCCCGGAGCCTCCGGGGGAGGGCTACCTCTTCTGCTCCTGGAACGTCGAGAACCTCTTCGACGACGCCGACGACCCGAGGAATCACGACCCCCTCGACGCCTGGTTCGCCGCCGATCCCGAGGCCTTGCGGCTCAAACTCGACCTGCTCGCCGAGACGCTGATCCCCCTCGACGGCGGCCGGGGGCCCGACGTCCTCGCCCTGATCGAGGTCGAGAATCGCCGGGCGGTCGAGCTGCTCCTTGGCGCCCTCAACGCCCGGCTGCCGACCGAGTGGCACTACACCCGGATCGTCCACGACGACAACATCTCAGGCCGCCGAATCGAGCCCGCGCTGATCACCCGACTGCCGGTCGACGACCGGTCGACGCTCGTCGTCGACGATCGGCGCATGATCCGGGCCCGCCTCGTCGTCGACGACCGGCCCCTCGACGTGATCGTCGCCCACTGGACCAGCCGGGTGACCGACCGGGAGGGCCCGAAGCGACTCGCCTACGCCCGGGCCATGTACGACACCTATCTCGGCATCGAGCGTAATACCGACGGCCTCGCCGACGTCCTGCTCTGCGGCGACTTCAACGATGGGCCCGACGACGAATCCGTCCGGCTCGGCCTCCGGGCCACGGGGGACCGCCCGGCCGTCTCCTCATCGGCGGGGGGCGGCCAGCCGAGGCTCTACAACCTGATGGCCGGTCGGGATCCGGAGGACTTCGGCACCTATCGATACCGGGGGCGCTGGCAGATCCTCGACCACCTCGTCGCCTCCCCCGGCCTGCTCGACCCGGACGGCTGGGCGATCCTCCCCGACTCGCTCCGGGTCGTGTCCACCATCGACATCCGGGATTCCCGGGACGGGCCGCTCCGATTCGGCAATCCCGACAACCAGAACCCCCGAGGGCCCTCGGACCACTTCGCCGTCACGGTCCGACTCAGGCCGCCCGGTTCCGCCGGTCAGGGTCAGGGTCAGGGTCAGGAGGCCGGAGGCGTCGTCCTCCCCGAATGA